A section of the Anabaena cylindrica PCC 7122 genome encodes:
- a CDS encoding CPBP family intramembrane glutamic endopeptidase — MNQNKQSLKQIGLFLLYTFSITWFCWLIIIIGNRYFNALWYGEPLFWILDVIGGLGPAISSYIIYRQFQEDFREKSFVKYIFGKKIDKKVWLIFGLFSLWRLFMIWIAFGINKPISILSIIINLPLLILFGGLEELGWRGILQPKLEKLVNYLPSVLIVGIIWSIWHLPLWFIKGTVQSSFPFGLYLFSGIILTSSFTTIYKYTNNLFLCVLSHAWFNGCIGLALYIGNTGALQLNLNWKVILVFSIELIVSVILGIAYSRKKNIFCSYAIR, encoded by the coding sequence ATGAACCAAAATAAGCAATCGCTTAAGCAAATCGGACTTTTTCTACTTTACACTTTTTCCATAACATGGTTTTGTTGGTTAATTATTATCATCGGAAACAGATATTTTAATGCTCTTTGGTATGGTGAGCCTTTATTTTGGATACTGGACGTAATTGGTGGTTTAGGTCCAGCCATTAGTTCCTATATTATTTATCGACAGTTCCAGGAAGATTTTCGTGAAAAATCTTTTGTTAAGTATATCTTTGGCAAAAAAATAGATAAAAAAGTGTGGCTGATATTTGGATTATTCTCACTCTGGCGTTTATTTATGATTTGGATCGCTTTTGGAATTAATAAGCCTATATCAATTCTATCTATAATTATTAATTTGCCGCTACTTATCCTTTTCGGTGGATTAGAGGAATTAGGCTGGCGGGGGATTTTGCAACCTAAATTAGAAAAGTTGGTTAATTATTTACCTTCTGTCCTTATTGTGGGAATTATATGGAGTATATGGCATTTGCCATTATGGTTTATCAAAGGAACAGTCCAAAGTTCATTTCCCTTTGGATTATATTTATTTTCAGGAATCATTTTAACGTCTAGCTTTACAACTATTTATAAATACACAAATAACTTATTTCTCTGTGTATTAAGTCATGCCTGGTTTAATGGATGTATTGGGTTAGCTTTATATATAGGTAATACTGGAGCATTGCAGCTAAATTTAAATTGGAAAGTAATTCTTGTTTTTTCCATTGAGCTAATAGTATCAGTCATTTTAGGAATAGCATATAGTCGCAAAAAAAACATTTTTTGTAGTTATGCCATCCGATAG
- a CDS encoding HlyD family secretion protein: MSHTVDSSKPITIPQKSVTTPQKPDDPKIPTPKKPRRWLWILGGTVAIASVGFGVWYGFFRPQPANIIQFNGRIEGYETDVSTKGIGRVEEVTVREGDTVKKGQLLVRLSDEEVQSELSAATAQVNAAKQREAYARLQISILADQLADANLNLQQSQGDTQGKVAEANALVSTAKAVVKQEQARVLEARALVEQARVDRDRYAHLAIEGAETKQRYDVAQTFYNTAKAALQSRLAAVEAAQTAVNIAQGKLTQAQTTTLNPGRQKTNVSRFQTQARQARNTIAAAQADVKTAQANQQLIQSRLNNLTVKSPIDGVVTTRSVEPGTVVLPSRPLLRVVDLSQVYLRGFIPGGQIAQVRVGQLANVYLDNDPKHQKSFKATVTAIDSKASFTPENVYFQSDRVQQVFGVKLSLEQRERLAKPGMPADGEIPLN; encoded by the coding sequence ATGTCACATACAGTTGATTCTTCAAAACCTATTACAATTCCTCAAAAATCTGTTACAACGCCTCAAAAGCCTGACGATCCAAAAATTCCCACTCCGAAAAAACCCCGACGCTGGTTGTGGATTTTGGGCGGGACTGTGGCGATCGCATCTGTCGGCTTTGGAGTCTGGTATGGGTTTTTTCGTCCCCAACCTGCAAACATCATTCAATTCAATGGACGGATAGAAGGCTATGAAACCGATGTCAGCACCAAAGGCATTGGTCGGGTCGAGGAAGTTACTGTGCGGGAAGGAGATACAGTCAAAAAAGGACAATTATTAGTGCGTCTTAGTGATGAAGAAGTACAATCTGAACTGAGCGCAGCCACAGCCCAGGTAAATGCGGCAAAACAACGAGAAGCTTACGCCCGGTTACAAATCTCTATTCTCGCAGATCAACTCGCAGATGCTAATCTGAATTTACAGCAATCCCAAGGTGACACCCAAGGTAAAGTTGCGGAAGCTAACGCCCTTGTCTCAACCGCAAAGGCCGTTGTGAAACAAGAACAAGCACGAGTTTTAGAAGCGCGGGCATTAGTTGAACAGGCGCGGGTAGATCGCGATCGCTATGCCCATTTGGCGATTGAAGGAGCAGAAACCAAACAACGCTATGATGTGGCGCAAACTTTTTACAATACTGCCAAAGCTGCTTTGCAAAGCCGTTTAGCTGCTGTGGAAGCGGCACAAACAGCCGTTAATATTGCTCAGGGAAAATTGACGCAAGCACAAACCACAACCTTAAATCCAGGGCGACAAAAAACTAATGTCAGCCGATTTCAGACACAAGCACGACAGGCACGCAACACAATAGCAGCCGCCCAAGCTGATGTGAAAACTGCCCAAGCAAATCAACAATTGATTCAGAGTCGCTTGAACAATCTGACGGTGAAAAGCCCGATTGATGGCGTTGTGACGACACGCAGCGTTGAACCTGGTACAGTGGTTCTACCATCGCGCCCCTTGCTGAGAGTTGTAGACTTGAGTCAAGTTTATCTGCGGGGCTTTATTCCCGGTGGGCAAATTGCTCAAGTTCGCGTCGGACAACTTGCCAATGTTTATTTAGATAACGATCCCAAACACCAAAAGTCTTTTAAAGCAACCGTTACCGCTATAGATTCTAAAGCCTCCTTTACCCCAGAGAACGTTTATTTTCAGAGCGATCGCGTGCAACAGGTATTTGGTGTAAAACTGAGCCTGGAACAACGAGAAAGACTAGCAAAACCGGGAATGCCTGCGGATGGAGAAATTCCCTTGAATTAG
- a CDS encoding DUF433 domain-containing protein gives MREARIRNTRIPVWTLVAYRQQGAPDEELLANYPGLTAEDLSAAWHYYEQNPEQIDREIAQDDLV, from the coding sequence TTGCGGGAAGCACGAATTAGAAATACACGAATTCCCGTATGGACTTTGGTAGCATATCGTCAACAAGGTGCGCCGGATGAAGAATTATTGGCAAATTATCCTGGATTGACTGCGGAAGATTTAAGTGCAGCTTGGCATTACTACGAACAAAATCCCGAACAAATCGATCGAGAAATTGCCCAAGATGATTTAGTTTAA
- a CDS encoding PspC domain-containing protein has protein sequence MIYLPLISILLLFGPALAAISMTRSLTTRGHLVLLSICILYGIFPFLVTWGGMGLAERFGCSAEAVRFICPSSSWLGDVISGMFMAHWLAIFAIPSAIFGAIGLLISLILKVKRSQSNTPVIPRIVFHRSRHKVFAGVCYALSQLWNLPVMGVRIVAVILAIVIPGFIFLYFWCWLAFPIESRSQQQPVGEQS, from the coding sequence ATGATTTACTTGCCTTTAATTTCAATCCTGTTGCTTTTTGGACCAGCACTTGCAGCAATCTCCATGACGCGATCGCTCACCACCCGTGGACATTTAGTTTTGTTAAGTATATGTATCCTCTACGGAATTTTTCCATTCTTAGTCACTTGGGGGGGAATGGGTTTAGCTGAACGCTTTGGTTGTTCAGCAGAAGCAGTTCGCTTTATTTGTCCGTCCTCATCTTGGCTTGGAGACGTGATTTCGGGAATGTTCATGGCTCACTGGCTGGCGATTTTCGCTATTCCATCAGCCATTTTCGGTGCGATCGGACTACTGATTTCTTTGATTCTCAAGGTCAAGCGATCGCAGTCCAATACTCCTGTCATACCAAGGATTGTATTTCATCGCAGTCGTCATAAAGTTTTCGCAGGTGTGTGTTATGCCCTTTCTCAGCTATGGAATTTACCAGTCATGGGTGTGCGGATTGTGGCCGTTATTTTAGCGATCGTCATCCCTGGATTTATTTTTCTGTACTTTTGGTGTTGGTTGGCATTCCCCATCGAATCGCGCTCTCAACAACAACCTGTAGGAGAACAATCATGA
- a CDS encoding ABC transporter permease — MMINRRLLALLIKESTELLRNRQLVIFLTIAPIISMVIFGYVMNSNVTNLRLSILDQNQVTISRDFVDAFTANRVFLASRHTNSQQTLTQQIERGEVDAGLIIPPSFDRDLLQTGKSEVQVVVDGINAYSSGLAKGYVSQITTQFNLDLLQRYQPVSTGLEVPVQTEMTLRYNPGMLDSWFFVPGVLGAIITLSAILAAAVEAVREKDQGTLEQLLMTPVASTYILISKIVPISALLTGTLLICFLVAHWVFALPFRGNLFLLLLFSILYIQIGVAIGLAISTFSENKLQTILIGIFLNIPIILLGGAVTAVNSMPLVFRWIAQINPLYHYLIILRSILLKGAGLEVWGLNAIAMIVFALVTVLVSANRYRSQLS, encoded by the coding sequence ATGATGATAAATCGCCGCCTATTGGCTTTGTTAATCAAAGAAAGCACTGAACTATTGCGTAATCGCCAACTGGTTATTTTTCTCACAATCGCCCCAATTATTTCAATGGTGATTTTTGGCTATGTGATGAATTCCAATGTGACGAACTTACGACTGAGTATTTTGGATCAAAATCAAGTAACAATCAGCCGAGATTTTGTTGATGCGTTTACTGCAAATCGTGTGTTTCTAGCATCTCGCCACACCAACAGTCAACAAACTCTTACCCAACAAATCGAACGGGGTGAAGTCGATGCTGGATTAATCATTCCACCTAGTTTTGATCGGGATTTGCTACAAACTGGGAAATCAGAAGTTCAGGTTGTGGTTGATGGAATTAACGCCTACAGTTCTGGACTTGCAAAGGGCTATGTCAGCCAAATTACAACTCAATTTAACTTAGATTTACTCCAACGCTATCAACCTGTGTCAACTGGGCTAGAAGTCCCCGTTCAAACTGAAATGACGCTGCGCTACAATCCCGGAATGCTTGATAGTTGGTTTTTTGTTCCTGGTGTGCTGGGGGCAATCATCACCTTGAGTGCCATTCTGGCTGCGGCTGTGGAAGCGGTTCGAGAAAAGGATCAAGGAACACTAGAACAGTTGTTGATGACTCCAGTTGCATCGACTTATATTTTGATTTCTAAAATTGTGCCGATATCTGCTTTACTCACAGGTACATTGCTGATTTGTTTCCTCGTTGCTCACTGGGTTTTTGCCTTACCTTTTCGCGGAAATTTATTTTTATTACTGCTGTTTTCCATTCTCTACATTCAGATTGGTGTTGCCATTGGACTGGCAATTTCCACATTTTCTGAGAACAAATTGCAAACAATTTTGATTGGGATATTTCTCAATATTCCCATTATTTTATTAGGCGGTGCGGTGACGGCGGTGAATAGTATGCCGCTTGTATTTCGCTGGATTGCCCAAATTAATCCGCTTTATCATTACTTGATCATTCTCCGCAGCATTCTTCTTAAAGGTGCAGGTTTGGAAGTTTGGGGTTTAAATGCGATCGCCATGATTGTATTTGCCCTCGTGACAGTTCTGGTGAGTGCAAATCGCTACCGTAGTCAATTAAGTTAA
- a CDS encoding ABC transporter permease has product MMIRRIRNQLFKELEQFVRDRLGVALAFILPVIALLIIGYAIRLEAKNIALAVRDLDQTSFSRSYVERLYATNLFVPAQWKGDSLSETLRERFPDAIDRGTAQVQVTIPPDFTAEVQAGKTGNLQVVIDGSDVINARVTRLAIQGTTLSFVQAQLGKLADSVGVISQVRLWFNPGRQESLFIVPGSYGVILAIFPPLLIAIALVREKEQGTILQLYASSLSAWELLLGKSLAYTLVGLGEALILFIVGFLLFQVRVIGDPTPLIIGTPIFIWVSVQLGLIIGIFTTTQSAAVQAIGTIKVLTAFLLAGFLFPLNTVPFPFSIASYLVPVRYYIELCRDVFVRGSGWFGTWHLIGALLLLGIVEFAIAWWGMRRMQL; this is encoded by the coding sequence ATGATGATTCGCCGCATTCGCAATCAGTTATTCAAAGAATTAGAGCAGTTTGTGCGCGATCGCTTAGGTGTTGCCCTCGCCTTCATTTTACCTGTAATTGCCCTGCTAATTATTGGCTATGCAATTCGGCTGGAAGCAAAAAACATTGCTCTGGCGGTGCGGGATCTCGATCAGACAAGCTTCAGCCGGAGTTATGTTGAACGACTATACGCCACCAATTTATTTGTCCCAGCGCAATGGAAAGGCGATTCTCTTTCAGAGACGCTTCGCGAACGCTTTCCCGATGCGATCGACCGGGGAACGGCTCAAGTGCAAGTTACGATTCCACCAGACTTTACTGCTGAGGTACAAGCAGGCAAAACTGGAAATCTGCAAGTTGTGATTGATGGCAGTGATGTGATCAACGCACGGGTAACAAGATTGGCGATTCAGGGAACAACTTTGTCATTTGTACAAGCCCAACTCGGTAAACTTGCTGACTCTGTTGGTGTAATTTCTCAGGTGCGACTCTGGTTTAATCCGGGACGACAGGAATCATTATTTATTGTACCTGGAAGTTACGGAGTGATTTTAGCCATCTTTCCGCCGTTGTTGATAGCGATCGCATTAGTGCGAGAAAAAGAACAAGGGACAATTCTACAGCTTTACGCCTCTAGCCTCAGTGCCTGGGAACTATTGCTAGGTAAATCCTTAGCCTATACCCTCGTGGGATTGGGAGAAGCTTTAATTCTGTTTATTGTCGGTTTTTTGTTGTTTCAAGTGCGCGTGATTGGCGATCCCACCCCCTTAATTATTGGCACTCCCATATTCATCTGGGTAAGTGTACAACTCGGATTAATCATTGGCATTTTCACTACCACCCAAAGCGCGGCTGTACAAGCGATCGGCACAATTAAAGTGCTGACTGCCTTTTTGCTGGCAGGATTTTTGTTTCCCCTCAATACAGTGCCGTTTCCATTTTCCATTGCTTCCTATTTAGTCCCCGTGCGGTATTACATCGAACTGTGTCGGGATGTATTTGTGAGGGGTTCAGGCTGGTTTGGAACTTGGCATCTCATCGGTGCTTTGCTGCTTTTGGGAATTGTCGAGTTTGCGATCGCTTGGTGGGGAATGCGACGAATGCAACTATAG
- a CDS encoding ATP-binding cassette domain-containing protein encodes MKVSHELIPAASLNLNEVTIDVRGLYKHYGKTIAIRGLDLQIRRGELFGLIGPDGAGKTTTFNILGGVMEATAGDAKILGLPARDARNYTGYLTQQFSLYPDLSVDENIYYSAGLRLVPENQLEARRSKYLKLMQLDSFRDRLAGRLSGGMKQKLALCCALIAEPQVLLLDEPTTGVDTIARREFWDILAGLTAQNITVLVATPDLDEAERCDRVALIYNGQIQQMGSPAELKGNLGLNRLIIRTSQLIQAEKALTVTGEIAEVSTLGDRLEVLVKDVKSGIAFVRDRLTQNNVQFEKIQPESPTLENVFTTLLRQKGSVPKSLAFPRVKSLAISEPAKAKIAISAQNLNRVFGSFHAVVDLNLDIRYGDVYGLLGANGAGKTTAIKMLCGLLPISSGEISLAGETGNLRSAELRQRIGYMSQKFTLYDDLTILENLQFYSGVYGIPPRQQREKISWVLSISGLEGQEHLLTRQLPGGWKQRVAFGASVIHEPEILFLDEPTSGVDVLARQQFWQLINDFARHGTAILVTTHYMNEAEQCSRMCFMVAGRKVAEGSASEIKAAQPGQLFELKIGELQGSYDRLRQFLEPWRVSIFGDRLHVVLDHPTAELPQVRSYLQSANLSLTDIQPMPFSLEDAFIGEVQRAGGAPP; translated from the coding sequence ATGAAAGTTTCCCATGAGTTAATTCCTGCTGCTTCTCTAAACTTAAATGAGGTGACAATCGACGTTCGAGGACTCTACAAACACTATGGTAAAACCATTGCAATTCGGGGACTCGATCTGCAAATCCGCCGTGGCGAATTGTTTGGATTGATTGGGCCTGACGGTGCAGGTAAGACAACCACATTCAATATTTTGGGTGGCGTGATGGAAGCAACCGCAGGCGATGCTAAAATTCTGGGATTACCTGCCCGTGATGCTCGAAATTATACTGGATATCTCACTCAACAATTTTCTCTTTATCCCGATCTGAGTGTGGATGAAAATATCTATTACAGTGCAGGATTACGACTTGTCCCCGAAAATCAACTGGAAGCGCGACGCAGCAAGTATCTGAAGTTGATGCAACTCGATTCATTCCGCGATCGCCTTGCCGGTCGTCTTTCCGGTGGGATGAAGCAAAAGTTAGCTTTGTGCTGTGCATTGATTGCTGAACCGCAAGTATTATTACTGGATGAGCCAACAACTGGAGTCGATACCATTGCTAGGCGTGAGTTTTGGGATATTCTGGCTGGATTAACTGCCCAAAATATTACCGTACTAGTTGCGACTCCCGATCTAGATGAAGCCGAACGGTGCGATCGCGTGGCATTAATTTACAATGGACAAATTCAGCAAATGGGTTCTCCCGCAGAACTCAAGGGTAATTTAGGCTTAAATCGCTTAATTATCCGCACTTCGCAGCTAATTCAAGCAGAAAAAGCACTGACTGTCACAGGTGAAATTGCAGAAGTTTCTACACTAGGCGATCGCTTGGAAGTTTTGGTAAAAGATGTGAAATCGGGGATTGCCTTTGTGCGCGATCGCTTGACTCAAAATAATGTGCAGTTCGAGAAAATTCAACCAGAATCACCCACACTAGAGAACGTTTTCACCACACTCCTACGCCAAAAAGGTTCTGTACCAAAATCTCTGGCATTTCCGCGAGTCAAAAGCTTGGCAATATCTGAACCTGCAAAGGCGAAAATAGCGATTTCTGCACAGAATCTCAATCGCGTTTTCGGTTCTTTTCACGCCGTTGTGGATTTGAATCTTGATATCCGCTATGGCGATGTTTATGGACTTTTGGGGGCAAATGGAGCGGGAAAAACCACCGCCATCAAAATGCTATGTGGACTATTACCAATTAGTTCTGGCGAAATATCCCTGGCTGGAGAAACAGGTAATCTTCGCAGTGCAGAATTGCGGCAACGTATCGGCTATATGAGTCAGAAGTTCACCCTCTACGATGATTTAACAATTCTGGAAAATTTGCAGTTTTATAGTGGTGTTTATGGCATTCCACCCCGTCAGCAGCGAGAAAAAATTAGTTGGGTGTTATCCATTTCGGGATTAGAAGGACAAGAACATTTACTGACACGACAACTCCCCGGTGGATGGAAGCAACGGGTAGCATTTGGCGCATCTGTAATTCATGAACCGGAAATTTTGTTTTTAGATGAACCAACTTCTGGCGTAGATGTTTTAGCACGGCAGCAATTTTGGCAATTGATTAATGATTTTGCTCGTCATGGGACGGCAATTTTGGTGACAACCCATTATATGAACGAAGCAGAACAATGTAGCCGGATGTGTTTTATGGTTGCAGGGCGGAAAGTTGCCGAAGGTTCTGCCAGTGAGATTAAAGCCGCACAACCTGGTCAATTATTTGAGTTAAAAATTGGCGAACTGCAAGGAAGTTACGATCGCTTACGGCAATTTCTCGAACCGTGGCGTGTCTCAATTTTTGGCGATCGCCTCCACGTTGTTTTAGATCATCCTACCGCAGAACTGCCCCAAGTGCGGTCTTATCTGCAATCGGCAAATCTCTCCCTTACAGATATTCAACCCATGCCATTTTCCTTAGAAGATGCGTTTATTGGGGAAGTGCAACGAGCCGGAGGTGCGCCGCCATGA
- a CDS encoding helix-turn-helix domain-containing protein, translating to MKSISSYEYDIFRHCMIAARKEAQLTQESLAKSLQKPQSFVAKYENGERRLDVVEFLIVTRVIGVDPCAILKKVEQQISEASCEERL from the coding sequence ATGAAATCTATATCTAGCTATGAGTATGACATATTTCGTCATTGTATGATTGCGGCTCGAAAAGAAGCACAACTTACTCAGGAATCTCTCGCCAAATCTCTTCAAAAACCTCAATCTTTCGTTGCTAAATATGAGAATGGTGAGCGACGCTTAGATGTTGTTGAGTTTCTCATAGTTACTCGCGTGATTGGCGTAGACCCTTGCGCCATTCTTAAGAAAGTTGAACAACAAATATCTGAAGCATCTTGTGAGGAAAGATTATGA
- the ctaD gene encoding cytochrome c oxidase subunit I — protein sequence MTNIPIRIAGEAHHHETPNNWKTYFTFSTDHKVIGIQYLVTSFIFFLVGGIFAMILRGELITPESDLIDRTVYNGMFTMHGTVMLFLWTFPSLVGLANYLVPIMIGARDMAFPRLNAVAFWMVPVVGILLMSSFFVPGGPAQSGWWAYPPVSLQNPTGHLINGQVLWLLAVAISGVSSIMGAVNFVTTIVKMRAPGMGFFRMPLFVWAVFSAQIIQLFGLPALTAGAVMLLLDLTVGTAFFDPSKGGNPVMFQHYFWFYSHPAVYVIILPVFGIFSEIFPVYSRKPLFGYKVVAVSSMLIAVVSAIVWVHHMYVSGTPGWMRLIFMMTTMFVSIPTGIKVFAWVATIWGGKIRLTTPMMFALGALVMFVFAGITGIMLSSVPVDVHVNNTYFVVGHFHYVLYGTVTMGLYAAIYHWFPKMTGRMFNEGWGQIHFWLAFIGTNLNFLPMHPLGLQGMLRRVASYAPEYTFWNVIASLGAFLLGMSTLPFIFNMLVSWTQGEKAPDNPWRAIGLEWMISSPPPVENFEEIPIIISGPYGYGKSDPLTANLERQTTLQNAE from the coding sequence ATGACTAACATTCCCATTCGCATTGCTGGTGAAGCACATCACCACGAAACGCCCAACAACTGGAAAACATACTTCACCTTCAGCACAGACCATAAAGTAATAGGTATTCAATACCTCGTTACCTCCTTTATCTTCTTCCTTGTCGGTGGTATCTTCGCCATGATCTTGCGGGGAGAACTTATCACTCCCGAATCTGACTTAATAGACCGCACCGTTTATAACGGAATGTTCACCATGCACGGCACAGTCATGCTGTTCCTGTGGACATTTCCCTCCCTCGTTGGTTTAGCTAACTACCTCGTACCCATCATGATTGGGGCGCGAGACATGGCATTTCCGCGATTGAATGCCGTTGCCTTTTGGATGGTTCCAGTAGTGGGAATCCTCCTCATGTCCAGCTTTTTTGTACCTGGTGGGCCAGCCCAATCTGGTTGGTGGGCATATCCTCCCGTCAGTTTACAAAACCCCACAGGTCATTTAATTAACGGTCAAGTTCTGTGGTTATTAGCCGTAGCTATTTCCGGCGTTTCCTCCATCATGGGTGCGGTCAACTTTGTTACCACTATCGTCAAAATGCGCGCCCCTGGCATGGGTTTCTTCAGAATGCCCTTATTTGTGTGGGCAGTATTTAGCGCCCAAATCATCCAATTATTTGGACTTCCTGCATTAACTGCTGGTGCAGTCATGCTGCTACTGGATTTAACAGTTGGTACTGCCTTTTTTGACCCCAGCAAAGGCGGAAACCCGGTGATGTTCCAGCATTATTTCTGGTTTTACTCCCACCCAGCAGTTTACGTAATCATTCTGCCTGTGTTTGGGATTTTCTCAGAAATATTCCCTGTTTACTCCCGCAAACCTTTATTTGGTTATAAGGTAGTTGCAGTTTCTTCCATGTTAATTGCCGTAGTTAGTGCGATCGTCTGGGTACACCATATGTATGTCAGTGGTACACCAGGCTGGATGCGGTTAATTTTCATGATGACAACAATGTTTGTCTCCATCCCTACAGGGATTAAAGTATTTGCTTGGGTAGCAACAATTTGGGGTGGAAAAATTAGATTAACTACACCAATGATGTTTGCTTTGGGTGCTTTAGTAATGTTTGTATTTGCTGGTATTACAGGAATTATGCTTTCTTCTGTACCAGTAGATGTTCACGTTAACAACACCTATTTTGTAGTTGGTCACTTCCATTATGTTCTTTACGGAACAGTGACAATGGGTTTGTATGCAGCCATCTATCACTGGTTCCCCAAAATGACAGGGCGGATGTTTAATGAAGGTTGGGGACAAATTCACTTTTGGTTAGCATTCATCGGTACTAACCTCAACTTTTTACCCATGCACCCATTAGGTTTGCAAGGGATGTTACGCCGAGTTGCTTCCTACGCACCAGAATATACTTTCTGGAATGTGATCGCTAGTCTTGGTGCATTCTTATTAGGAATGTCCACCTTACCCTTCATTTTTAATATGTTGGTTTCTTGGACACAAGGTGAAAAAGCACCTGATAATCCTTGGAGAGCAATTGGTTTAGAATGGATGATTTCTTCTCCTCCTCCTGTAGAAAACTTTGAAGAAATTCCCATCATTATTAGCGGACCTTACGGCTACGGAAAATCAGATCCATTAACAGCCAACCTGGAACGCCAAACAACATTACAAAACGCAGAATAA
- a CDS encoding cytochrome c oxidase subunit 3 — MDSSIHPEELHHASHEHEHDEEGNKMFGFIVFLLSESVIFLSFFAGYIVYKTTTVNWLPAGVSGLEITAPTINTIILVSSSFVIYFAERCLQRDNLQGFRLFLLATIAMGSYFLYGQAVEWSELEFGFTSGTFGGMFYLLTGFHGLHVFTGILLQSIILIRSFIPGNYDTGHFGVNSTSLFWHFVDVIWIILFLLIYVWQ; from the coding sequence ATGGATAGTTCTATTCACCCTGAAGAATTGCATCATGCCAGCCATGAACATGAACATGACGAAGAAGGCAATAAAATGTTTGGTTTTATTGTCTTTCTCTTATCTGAAAGTGTCATTTTCTTAAGTTTTTTTGCTGGCTATATTGTCTACAAAACCACAACTGTTAACTGGCTTCCTGCTGGTGTTTCGGGACTAGAAATTACAGCACCGACAATTAACACAATTATTCTGGTTTCTAGCAGCTTTGTAATTTACTTTGCAGAAAGATGCTTACAACGTGACAATTTACAGGGATTTCGCCTGTTTTTGTTGGCTACAATAGCAATGGGTAGCTACTTTTTATATGGTCAAGCTGTAGAATGGAGTGAATTGGAATTTGGGTTTACTTCCGGTACTTTTGGCGGGATGTTTTACCTGTTAACCGGTTTTCACGGGTTGCACGTTTTTACCGGGATTTTATTGCAGTCTATTATTTTGATTCGTTCTTTCATTCCCGGTAATTACGATACTGGTCACTTTGGTGTCAATTCGACTTCATTATTTTGGCACTTTGTTGACGTTATCTGGATTATTTTGTTTCTGCTTATCTACGTTTGGCAGTAG